A stretch of Rhizobium glycinendophyticum DNA encodes these proteins:
- a CDS encoding FlxA-like family protein yields MTTAITSSTSATQTLSTGGSRDATAAIKAQIASVQKSISTQEEALSSAETSDDEAEINQQLTELRNELAKLQAQLARAKAASGEDQTQRPEPPPESRANHRMSGESDKIGTTNVPEDPEDVPFGERYAYV; encoded by the coding sequence ATGACGACAGCCATCACTTCCAGCACCAGTGCGACGCAAACCCTCTCGACCGGCGGATCCAGGGATGCGACTGCGGCAATCAAGGCCCAGATCGCCAGCGTGCAGAAGAGCATCTCCACGCAGGAAGAAGCTCTGTCTTCCGCCGAGACTTCGGACGACGAAGCGGAGATCAATCAGCAGCTGACCGAATTGCGGAATGAACTTGCCAAGCTCCAGGCCCAACTCGCCCGGGCGAAGGCCGCTTCGGGCGAAGACCAGACCCAGCGCCCCGAACCTCCGCCGGAAAGCCGGGCCAACCATCGCATGTCCGGTGAAAGCGACAAGATCGGCACCACCAATGTGCCGGAAGACCCCGAAGACGTTCCGTTCGGCGAGCGCTACGCATACGTCTGA
- a CDS encoding AsmA family protein, producing MLGRILVTLGGLLVVALFSALLAPFFVDWTNFRQDFEDRASQLLGKKVVVHGTVSARILPFPSVTMEDVTVGTDVDGSPLVTVARFSLDAELAPFLSGEARIFDMRIEQPKARIRLLADGTLDWLRGSRPTIPARTVILEKVSVTGGRIEFIDEQSGRNRILSDLDADVSARTLAGPWSVSGRASLDGEVGGFALTSSESTNNALPIRLRIEPDERPFDVSLEGELALSEGRPIYKGQFLSTWKVAEAEASSANGEATVPGPRLRGAFELTNESVTVPSYRLELGDVADPYVISGEAKLDTGAKPEFLLTAEGQQVDVNRLAADGSRAAKTARNGSVSLQQRLALLMQTAAKIPVPKVPGRATLKLPAILAGDTVFRDIQLDVQPAGTGWTIDRAVAVLPGRTQVEASGRLALIGSPSFVGNLLVASTQPSGLATWISGKVDPAIRQLRSTGFSARVDLTPELQRFEKLEIAVGDEPLKGRLERESRSGAAPNLSVELSGAGLDLDAARAIAALIIGEDAERNLLAERVAARLKIDRLAASGIDLRDVDSIVSYQGDRLSIERLNVGDVAGASIGITGSMALEAGVFNGEGRISFRSKDPAAFLALLNERFTGRPVLARLAQSADWFAETDMTADLVLSKDDGVRIKGGGRTNGSRAGFALEAPDIAALGSGAGRSIDVSLENEEAQVLMGQAGLAPLPWPVGEGGRLSLTLKGEDARTAEAEIRFDGTRSTLAATGHLTAVDGPRLLDGDWDISVKSEDAGPYFMSLGASLPAIEAGVPLDVQASLGVADGEMTVGKLTSTVAGQVVTVAGTLDLRGAVPTAKGSVSLDSLDLEWLAETMLGPVRDPASGVLVTAPLAKSVVTADLDLDLKAKQVWPGIGEAMTDVSSKLAAKAGELTLDEVKGSWLGGEMAGRLSLANSDGNGFLQSRLDLKGADLKRSLNALRIEHGLDASDVLSSTFDLTFVGEGGGKSAAELIGGASGSGEMTLQQLKVRHLNLAILPRLIEQADAIGTALDQDKVRAMTTELLSGGETVVQGLKLPFALSDHTLRVQNAVAETGAAKLDGTARLDLEQGVVDGEIGVALTPGDLAVDGAAPNFRLLLQADALSPERELDVTELTNFLSLRAFEKERRRVEALQSSVLEKQRLRREAALARANAERRARVEEEARQRAEAERLLQEQQHTLEAAPAEAGAAEPSEPTTESVPEAPLLPVPSEERVVRQPLPSMKFDGLPGVQ from the coding sequence GTGCTCGGACGCATACTGGTTACGCTTGGCGGTCTTCTGGTGGTGGCGCTTTTTTCCGCGTTGCTCGCGCCGTTCTTCGTCGACTGGACCAATTTCCGTCAGGATTTCGAGGACCGCGCCAGCCAGTTGCTGGGCAAGAAAGTCGTCGTGCATGGGACGGTCAGCGCCCGCATCCTGCCGTTTCCGTCCGTGACGATGGAAGACGTGACCGTCGGCACCGATGTCGACGGATCGCCGCTGGTGACCGTCGCCCGCTTCTCGCTTGATGCCGAGCTTGCCCCCTTCCTGTCTGGCGAAGCGCGCATATTCGACATGCGCATCGAGCAGCCCAAGGCCCGGATACGGCTTCTGGCCGACGGCACACTGGACTGGTTGCGTGGCAGCCGCCCAACCATCCCGGCGCGAACAGTCATTCTTGAAAAGGTTTCGGTGACCGGCGGTCGTATCGAATTCATCGATGAGCAATCGGGCCGCAACCGCATCCTGTCCGACCTGGACGCCGACGTTTCGGCCCGTACCCTTGCTGGCCCCTGGTCCGTCTCCGGACGCGCTTCGCTCGATGGAGAGGTCGGTGGCTTTGCCCTCACCAGCTCCGAAAGTACCAATAATGCGCTGCCGATCCGGCTAAGGATCGAACCGGATGAGCGGCCTTTCGACGTCTCGCTGGAGGGAGAGCTTGCGCTCTCGGAGGGGCGGCCGATTTACAAGGGGCAATTCCTGTCGACGTGGAAGGTGGCTGAGGCTGAGGCCTCTTCAGCCAATGGGGAGGCAACCGTCCCGGGGCCCAGACTGCGCGGTGCCTTCGAACTGACCAATGAAAGCGTCACGGTCCCGTCCTATCGGCTGGAACTGGGAGATGTGGCCGATCCCTACGTCATCTCCGGCGAGGCCAAGCTCGATACTGGCGCCAAGCCGGAGTTTTTGCTGACGGCGGAAGGGCAGCAGGTGGACGTCAATCGGCTCGCGGCCGATGGCAGTCGGGCGGCAAAGACGGCGCGCAACGGCTCGGTTTCCCTTCAGCAGCGGCTGGCGCTTCTCATGCAGACGGCGGCAAAAATTCCCGTTCCGAAGGTGCCTGGCCGCGCCACCCTGAAATTGCCGGCGATTCTCGCCGGTGACACCGTCTTTCGAGACATTCAGCTCGATGTGCAGCCGGCCGGTACTGGCTGGACGATCGATCGCGCCGTTGCGGTGCTTCCGGGCCGCACGCAGGTTGAGGCGAGCGGTCGGTTGGCTTTGATCGGTAGTCCTTCATTCGTTGGCAACTTGCTCGTCGCCTCCACGCAACCGTCCGGGCTTGCAACCTGGATTTCCGGCAAGGTCGACCCCGCAATCCGTCAGCTGCGATCGACGGGCTTTTCAGCGAGGGTCGATCTCACGCCGGAATTGCAGCGCTTCGAGAAGCTGGAGATCGCCGTTGGCGACGAGCCGCTGAAGGGCCGGCTGGAACGCGAATCGCGGTCTGGCGCTGCGCCCAACCTGTCGGTGGAGCTTTCCGGTGCAGGGCTCGATCTGGATGCGGCGCGCGCCATCGCGGCCCTTATCATCGGTGAGGATGCGGAGCGCAACCTGCTGGCCGAGCGTGTTGCGGCGCGGCTAAAGATCGACAGGCTTGCGGCCTCGGGGATTGATCTGCGCGATGTGGATAGCATTGTCAGCTATCAGGGTGACAGGCTCTCGATCGAGCGTCTGAATGTCGGCGATGTCGCAGGTGCGTCGATCGGGATTACCGGGTCGATGGCTTTGGAGGCCGGGGTCTTCAATGGCGAGGGGCGGATTTCGTTTCGCTCGAAAGACCCGGCAGCGTTTCTGGCACTGCTGAACGAGCGCTTCACCGGGCGGCCCGTGCTCGCCCGCCTCGCGCAGAGTGCGGACTGGTTTGCCGAGACGGACATGACGGCAGATCTCGTCCTGAGCAAGGATGACGGTGTGCGGATCAAGGGCGGCGGCCGGACGAATGGCAGCCGGGCCGGCTTCGCGCTTGAGGCACCGGATATCGCGGCGCTCGGATCCGGTGCCGGGCGCAGCATCGACGTGAGCCTGGAAAATGAGGAGGCACAGGTGCTGATGGGGCAGGCGGGTCTTGCGCCACTGCCTTGGCCGGTCGGCGAAGGCGGCAGGCTCAGCCTGACGTTGAAAGGCGAGGATGCCCGCACGGCGGAAGCGGAAATCCGTTTTGACGGCACCCGCTCGACACTGGCTGCGACTGGACATCTGACAGCTGTCGACGGTCCGCGCCTCCTTGATGGTGACTGGGATATCTCTGTCAAAAGCGAGGATGCCGGCCCCTATTTCATGTCGCTCGGCGCAAGTCTGCCGGCCATTGAGGCGGGCGTCCCACTCGACGTGCAGGCGTCACTCGGTGTGGCGGACGGGGAGATGACTGTCGGCAAGCTGACGTCTACTGTGGCGGGACAGGTGGTGACCGTGGCGGGAACGCTGGATCTGCGCGGGGCCGTTCCGACTGCGAAGGGGTCCGTCTCGCTGGACAGCCTCGACCTCGAATGGCTGGCCGAGACCATGCTCGGCCCCGTGCGCGATCCGGCTTCGGGTGTTCTCGTTACCGCGCCTCTCGCCAAAAGCGTCGTTACGGCCGATCTCGATCTGGATCTCAAGGCAAAGCAGGTCTGGCCGGGGATCGGAGAAGCTATGACGGATGTCTCGTCAAAGCTTGCTGCCAAGGCGGGAGAGTTGACGCTTGACGAGGTGAAGGGTTCCTGGCTCGGCGGGGAGATGGCGGGACGGCTGTCGCTGGCCAACAGCGACGGCAATGGCTTCCTGCAGTCACGCCTCGATCTCAAGGGTGCCGACCTCAAGCGCAGTCTCAACGCCCTGCGCATCGAGCATGGTCTCGATGCTTCCGATGTTCTGTCCAGTACCTTCGACCTCACGTTTGTCGGTGAGGGTGGCGGCAAGAGTGCGGCCGAACTGATTGGAGGTGCGAGCGGATCGGGTGAGATGACATTGCAGCAGCTCAAGGTCAGGCACTTGAATCTCGCCATCCTTCCCCGCCTCATCGAGCAGGCCGACGCGATCGGTACCGCACTTGACCAGGACAAGGTTCGGGCGATGACAACGGAACTTCTGTCCGGCGGAGAGACGGTGGTTCAGGGGTTGAAACTTCCCTTTGCGCTCTCCGATCATACCTTGCGCGTCCAGAATGCCGTTGCGGAGACCGGTGCAGCGAAACTTGACGGCACGGCACGGCTCGATCTGGAGCAGGGGGTGGTGGACGGCGAAATCGGCGTAGCGCTTACGCCCGGCGATCTTGCGGTGGATGGGGCTGCGCCGAATTTCCGACTTCTCTTGCAGGCGGATGCCCTTTCACCGGAGCGGGAGCTGGATGTGACGGAGCTTACCAATTTCCTCTCGCTGCGCGCTTTCGAGAAAGAACGTCGCCGGGTCGAGGCGTTGCAGTCCAGCGTGCTGGAGAAGCAGAGATTGCGGCGGGAGGCGGCGCTGGCCCGGGCGAACGCCGAGCGCCGGGCCCGTGTCGAAGAGGAGGCTCGACAGAGGGCTGAAGCAGAGCGACTGCTGCAGGAGCAGCAGCACACGCTTGAGGCCGCCCCGGCGGAGGCTGGCGCGGCGGAACCGTCGGAGCCGACGACGGAGAGTGTCCCGGAAGCGCCACTCTTGCCTGTGCCTTCAGAGGAACGCGTGGTACGTCAGCCGCTTCCAAGCATGAAGTTCGATGGCCTGCCAGGCGTGCAGTAA
- a CDS encoding FAD-binding oxidoreductase, with product MARKDVIDGPRNEEGIASALPILKQRFGDRFQTGQSFREQHSHTTTYLPSQLPDGVVFVEQTADVQDVVRICADYRVPIIAFGTGSSLEGQVNAPSGGVSVDFSRMNRILEVNAEDLDCTVEPGVTREDLNTYLRDTGLFFPIDPGANASLGGMTATRASGTNAVRYGTMKDNVLALTVVTADGEEIRTAHRARKSSAGYDLTRLFVGSEGTLGLITSITLRLQGIPAKIGGGVCAFPTLEAACNAVIMTIQMGVPVARIELLDEMQIRACNAYSKLSYPERPTLFVEFHGTDETVALQSQQFAEIAAEFGADPFQYTVDAQERAQLWKARHNAYWASRALAPELAALSTDVCVPISRLAECVAETQADIREHGFLAPIVGHAGDGNFHVLLLFDDKDPKGVSEAEAFLERLNGRALAMNGTCTGEHGIGQGKISYLTQELASALPVMRSIKASLDPHDLFNPGKIFRV from the coding sequence ATGGCCCGCAAAGATGTGATCGACGGACCGCGCAACGAAGAGGGGATCGCCAGCGCCCTGCCGATCCTCAAGCAGCGTTTCGGGGATCGCTTTCAGACCGGGCAATCCTTTCGCGAGCAGCACAGCCACACCACGACCTATCTGCCCTCGCAACTACCCGATGGTGTCGTGTTCGTCGAGCAGACAGCCGATGTCCAGGACGTGGTGCGGATTTGTGCCGACTATCGCGTGCCGATCATTGCCTTCGGAACGGGATCTTCGCTGGAAGGGCAGGTCAATGCGCCGTCCGGGGGCGTCTCGGTCGACTTCAGCCGGATGAACCGGATCCTTGAGGTCAATGCCGAGGACCTCGACTGCACGGTCGAGCCGGGCGTGACGCGGGAGGACCTGAACACCTATCTGCGCGACACGGGGCTGTTCTTTCCCATCGATCCCGGCGCCAATGCCTCGCTCGGTGGCATGACCGCGACACGTGCATCGGGCACCAACGCCGTGCGTTATGGGACGATGAAGGACAATGTGCTGGCGCTGACGGTCGTCACGGCCGATGGCGAGGAAATCCGCACGGCGCATCGGGCGCGGAAATCATCGGCCGGATATGATCTCACACGGCTATTTGTCGGTTCGGAAGGCACGCTCGGGCTCATCACCTCGATCACGCTCCGGCTGCAGGGCATTCCGGCCAAGATCGGTGGCGGCGTATGCGCTTTTCCGACGTTGGAAGCGGCCTGCAATGCCGTCATCATGACCATCCAGATGGGTGTTCCGGTTGCTCGCATCGAATTGCTGGACGAGATGCAGATCCGCGCCTGCAACGCCTATTCGAAGCTTTCTTATCCCGAGCGGCCGACGCTCTTCGTCGAGTTTCACGGGACGGATGAAACGGTCGCGCTGCAATCGCAGCAGTTTGCCGAAATCGCCGCCGAATTCGGCGCCGATCCCTTCCAGTACACGGTCGATGCGCAGGAGCGTGCGCAACTCTGGAAAGCGCGCCACAACGCCTATTGGGCAAGCCGTGCGTTGGCGCCGGAACTTGCGGCGCTCTCGACCGATGTGTGCGTGCCGATCTCGCGGCTCGCGGAATGCGTGGCCGAAACCCAAGCGGATATCCGTGAACACGGGTTCCTGGCACCGATCGTCGGGCATGCCGGCGACGGGAATTTCCATGTCCTTCTGCTGTTCGACGACAAGGATCCGAAGGGCGTCTCGGAGGCCGAGGCCTTTCTGGAGCGGCTGAACGGGAGGGCGCTGGCCATGAACGGGACCTGCACCGGGGAACATGGGATCGGGCAGGGCAAGATCAGTTATCTGACACAGGAACTGGCCTCTGCGCTTCCCGTAATGCGGTCGATCAAGGCGAGTCTCGATCCGCACGACCTGTTCAACCCGGGCAAGATTTTCCGCGTCTGA
- a CDS encoding efflux RND transporter permease subunit, whose translation MSATETPPEQSGRNFTALFVRRPVLAAVLNTLLVVAGLAALAGIEVRELPDVDQPVITVSTDYDGASAQTMDQEVTRVIEGAVARVSGLKSLSSRSQFGSSRTTLEFSDSVDLAVAANDVRDALGRVRNQLPDDVDEPRIVKADSDSQPIMRLAVTSSTLSMEDLTLLVENEISDRLAAVDGVADVEIYGDQEKVFRIDVNQAALSSRGLTVANLSTALQSASLDVPAGSLESLTQDIVVRATASLTSVEDFENVLIGSNVRLRDVATVTLGPDDGTTALRSNGVAGVGLGIIRQAQSNTLSISSGVHAAVDGLKDVLPEGTRIVISSDDAVFIQGALHEVEIALSLSAAIVLVVLFLFLRDWRATLIPALTMPVALIGTLAAIYLVGFSINILTLLAIVLATGLVVDDAIVVLENIVRRRAEGMGPRAAAVLGTQEVFFAVLATTATLAAVFVPLSFLPGQLGGLFREFGFVLAFAVLLSSVTALTLCPMMASRMLGQAKDENRGILGRFGSRFSSGYRRSLGACLRNPLIVVVVATMFSAAAYATFTTIRSELTPREDRSMVMMRLSTPQGSSLAYTRDQVQRVEENLKSLVDSGEIRSIFSISGQGSSNSAFMVMTLAPWDERTRTQDQIVQDVNAAAAKVPALRGNVFQSNSLRIRGAGSGLQMAIVGSSHEKLTEAAIQIVDQMRNSPLLQTPRLDNEPTQAQISVTIDRERASDLGVDINAIGTSLQALLEGRSVTDVFIDGNSIPVRLVSSTQPINDPTDLESIFLTTSDGRVVPMSTIASLEERAVAPQLNREQQLASVSFSAGLNDGVALGDAVSAVKAIAEPLLPPGSRLVPLAEAATLQENSYGMALTFGFAIAIIFLVLAAQFESVISGLIIMATVPLGLACAVFALVITGSTLNVYSQIGLVLLVGVMAKNGILIVEFANQLRDRGQSVREAIENACAIRLRPVMMTMIATVLGGFPLLLAQGAGAEARIALGWVIVGGLGFATLVTLYITPVAYLLLARFSKPHAHEEARLKRELDDANLKGANDPGEAPRMAAE comes from the coding sequence ATGAGCGCGACCGAGACGCCTCCCGAACAGTCGGGCCGCAATTTTACCGCCCTTTTCGTGCGCCGGCCGGTGCTGGCGGCCGTCCTTAATACACTTCTCGTCGTCGCCGGTCTTGCCGCACTGGCCGGTATCGAAGTGCGCGAACTGCCTGATGTCGACCAGCCGGTCATTACGGTCAGCACCGATTATGACGGAGCGTCTGCCCAGACCATGGACCAGGAGGTCACGCGGGTCATCGAAGGCGCCGTCGCGCGCGTCAGCGGTCTCAAATCGCTTTCGTCTCGTTCGCAGTTCGGTTCCAGCCGCACGACGCTCGAATTCTCCGACAGCGTCGATCTGGCCGTTGCCGCCAACGACGTGCGTGACGCGCTCGGCCGGGTGCGCAATCAGTTGCCTGATGATGTCGATGAACCGCGCATCGTGAAGGCGGATTCCGATTCGCAGCCGATCATGCGGCTTGCCGTCACATCCTCGACGCTGTCGATGGAAGACCTGACGCTTCTGGTTGAGAACGAAATTTCCGATCGGCTGGCCGCTGTCGACGGCGTCGCGGATGTCGAGATCTATGGCGACCAAGAAAAGGTCTTCCGTATCGACGTCAACCAGGCAGCCCTTTCCAGTCGGGGTCTGACGGTTGCCAATCTTTCGACGGCGCTGCAGAGCGCTTCACTCGATGTGCCCGCCGGTTCGCTCGAATCGCTGACCCAGGACATTGTCGTCCGTGCAACCGCGAGCCTGACGTCGGTGGAGGATTTCGAGAATGTCCTCATCGGCAGTAATGTCCGGCTGCGCGATGTGGCAACCGTGACGCTAGGCCCCGATGATGGCACGACAGCGCTCAGGTCCAACGGCGTTGCCGGCGTCGGTCTGGGCATCATCCGCCAGGCACAGTCGAATACGCTGAGCATTTCGAGCGGCGTACACGCCGCTGTTGACGGTCTGAAGGACGTGCTGCCGGAAGGCACCCGGATCGTCATCAGCAGTGACGATGCGGTGTTCATTCAGGGCGCGTTGCACGAGGTCGAAATTGCGCTGTCACTGTCGGCTGCCATCGTGCTCGTGGTGCTGTTTCTCTTCCTGCGCGACTGGCGGGCGACGCTTATTCCGGCACTCACCATGCCGGTGGCGTTGATCGGGACCCTGGCGGCCATCTATCTGGTCGGCTTTTCAATCAACATCCTCACGCTGCTGGCCATCGTTCTTGCGACTGGTCTTGTGGTGGACGACGCCATCGTGGTGCTGGAAAACATCGTGCGCCGACGCGCCGAAGGCATGGGACCGAGGGCGGCTGCCGTGCTGGGCACCCAGGAGGTGTTCTTCGCGGTCCTTGCGACCACTGCGACGCTCGCTGCCGTCTTCGTGCCACTCTCCTTCCTGCCGGGACAGTTGGGCGGCCTGTTCCGCGAATTTGGCTTCGTGCTCGCTTTCGCGGTTCTGTTGTCTTCCGTTACGGCACTGACGCTGTGTCCAATGATGGCCTCACGCATGCTGGGGCAGGCGAAGGACGAAAATCGTGGGATCCTGGGTCGTTTCGGATCGCGGTTCTCATCCGGTTATCGCCGCAGCCTCGGAGCATGCCTGCGTAATCCGCTGATCGTGGTCGTGGTCGCCACGATGTTTTCAGCCGCAGCCTACGCCACTTTCACCACGATCCGAAGCGAGCTGACGCCGCGCGAGGACCGCTCGATGGTGATGATGCGCCTCTCGACGCCGCAAGGATCAAGCCTCGCCTATACCCGCGATCAGGTTCAGCGGGTGGAGGAAAACCTCAAGTCCCTCGTCGACAGTGGCGAGATCCGCAGCATCTTCTCGATTTCCGGCCAGGGCTCGTCGAACAGTGCCTTCATGGTGATGACGCTTGCGCCGTGGGACGAGCGCACACGCACACAGGACCAGATCGTCCAGGACGTCAACGCGGCGGCGGCCAAAGTGCCGGCATTGCGGGGCAACGTCTTCCAGTCGAACAGCTTGCGCATCCGCGGCGCCGGCAGCGGCTTGCAGATGGCGATTGTCGGCAGCAGCCATGAGAAGCTGACGGAAGCGGCAATCCAGATTGTCGACCAAATGCGCAACTCGCCCTTGCTGCAGACGCCGCGCCTCGACAATGAACCGACCCAGGCGCAGATCTCGGTGACCATTGACCGGGAGCGCGCATCGGATCTTGGTGTCGACATCAATGCGATCGGTACCTCGCTGCAGGCGCTGCTCGAAGGTCGTTCGGTCACGGACGTCTTCATCGACGGCAATTCCATCCCGGTGCGTCTGGTGTCGAGCACACAGCCCATCAATGATCCGACCGATCTCGAAAGCATCTTCCTGACGACTTCTGATGGCCGCGTCGTTCCTATGTCGACGATCGCGTCGCTTGAGGAGAGGGCGGTTGCTCCGCAGCTGAACAGGGAGCAGCAGCTGGCTTCCGTGTCGTTCTCCGCCGGCCTCAATGACGGTGTGGCTCTGGGCGATGCGGTGAGTGCTGTGAAGGCGATCGCCGAACCGCTCCTGCCGCCGGGGTCGCGCTTGGTGCCTCTGGCAGAAGCTGCGACGCTTCAGGAGAACTCCTATGGTATGGCGCTCACATTCGGCTTTGCGATCGCCATCATCTTTCTGGTGCTCGCAGCACAGTTCGAGAGTGTCATCTCCGGCCTGATCATCATGGCAACTGTGCCGCTTGGGCTTGCTTGCGCCGTCTTTGCGCTCGTCATCACCGGCTCGACGCTCAACGTCTACAGCCAGATCGGTCTCGTGCTGCTCGTCGGAGTCATGGCGAAAAACGGCATCCTGATCGTCGAATTTGCCAACCAGCTGCGTGACCGCGGGCAGAGCGTGCGCGAGGCGATCGAGAATGCCTGCGCAATCCGACTGCGACCCGTGATGATGACGATGATCGCGACCGTGCTTGGCGGTTTCCCGCTGCTTCTGGCACAAGGGGCGGGCGCTGAGGCACGCATCGCGCTCGGCTGGGTGATCGTCGGCGGGCTAGGCTTTGCGACATTGGTGACGCTCTACATCACGCCCGTCGCCTATCTGCTGCTCGCCCGCTTCTCCAAGCCCCATGCCCATGAGGAGGCTCGGCTCAAGCGCGAGCTCGATGACGCCAATCTGAAGGGTGCTAATGATCCGGGGGAAGCACCACGGATGGCTGCTGAATAA
- a CDS encoding efflux RND transporter periplasmic adaptor subunit, with the protein MPLWKQLTISVALLFLGLCAWVYVSPGAGQSLVQMGVPKGMVAMISAGGADGAGDGAPASERGAGQGQGQGQGQAQGQRRGGGGRGDQKILVAIQPVSTAVVNDRLNAIGDGEAVDAVTVMPQASGTIEQILVTSGQRVKKGDVIARLDSDEQVILRDQAAVALRSATERAESYNNLKSFSRLDVLDAQIAREQAELQVRTAELNLKRRDIVAPIDGVIGIIAVSVGDNVTNSSAIVSLDNRAQLLVDFWAPERFAVAVKPGMPVEASSVARPGQRFSGAIDAVDNRVDQASRTIRVRARIDNPDDVLRAGMSFSVTMAFPGDRYPAVNPLAVQWDGQGSFVWQIVENKSVKTRVRIIQRNSDQVLIDAALKEGDVVAIEGLQRVREGGAVEVANADQAKAPEVATR; encoded by the coding sequence ATGCCGCTTTGGAAGCAACTCACCATCAGTGTTGCGCTGCTGTTTCTCGGACTTTGCGCCTGGGTCTATGTTTCGCCCGGCGCAGGTCAGAGCCTTGTCCAGATGGGCGTGCCGAAGGGCATGGTCGCGATGATTTCTGCTGGCGGAGCGGACGGCGCCGGTGACGGGGCGCCGGCCAGCGAACGCGGCGCTGGCCAAGGTCAGGGTCAGGGGCAGGGGCAAGCGCAGGGTCAGCGTCGCGGTGGCGGTGGCCGCGGCGACCAGAAAATCCTCGTTGCAATCCAGCCCGTATCAACAGCCGTGGTCAATGATCGGCTCAACGCCATCGGCGACGGTGAAGCGGTTGATGCGGTGACCGTCATGCCGCAGGCGTCGGGCACGATAGAGCAGATCCTGGTAACCTCCGGTCAGCGTGTGAAGAAGGGCGATGTGATCGCAAGGCTGGACAGCGACGAACAGGTGATCCTGCGGGATCAGGCGGCCGTCGCCTTGCGCAGCGCGACCGAGCGTGCCGAATCCTACAACAATCTGAAGAGCTTTTCGCGGCTGGACGTGCTCGACGCGCAGATCGCCAGAGAGCAGGCGGAACTGCAGGTGCGCACCGCAGAGCTGAACCTGAAACGGCGCGACATCGTGGCGCCGATCGACGGCGTGATCGGCATCATCGCCGTCAGTGTCGGCGACAATGTCACCAATAGCAGCGCGATCGTGTCGCTCGACAACCGCGCGCAGCTGCTTGTGGATTTCTGGGCGCCGGAGCGTTTTGCGGTCGCGGTCAAGCCCGGTATGCCGGTCGAGGCATCGTCGGTTGCACGTCCCGGCCAGCGCTTCAGCGGCGCCATCGATGCCGTTGACAACCGGGTCGATCAGGCAAGCCGGACCATCCGGGTGCGGGCGCGGATCGACAATCCGGACGACGTGCTGCGTGCGGGAATGTCCTTCTCCGTCACCATGGCCTTTCCCGGAGATCGGTATCCGGCTGTGAACCCTCTGGCTGTGCAGTGGGACGGGCAGGGGTCTTTCGTCTGGCAGATCGTCGAGAACAAGTCCGTGAAGACGCGTGTTCGCATTATCCAGCGCAATTCCGATCAGGTGTTGATCGACGCGGCGCTCAAGGAAGGCGACGTGGTGGCGATCGAGGGGCTCCAGCGCGTGCGTGAGGGTGGGGCCGTCGAGGTTGCCAATGCGGATCAAGCCAAGGCGCCGGAGGTGGCGACACGATGA